The Trichosurus vulpecula isolate mTriVul1 chromosome 4, mTriVul1.pri, whole genome shotgun sequence genome contains a region encoding:
- the LOC118847925 gene encoding 40S ribosomal protein S13-like: MHAPGKGLSQSALPYRRSVPTWLKLTSDDVKEQIYKLAKKGLTPSQIGVILGDSHGVAQVCFVTGNKILRILKSKGLAPDLPEDLYHLIKKVVAVRKHLERNRKDKDSKFRLILNESRIHRLARYYRTKRVLPPNWKYESSTASALVA, translated from the coding sequence ATGCACGCTCCCGGGAAGGGCCTGTCCCAGTCTGCTCTGCCGTACCGCCGCAGCGTGCCCACGTGGCTGAAGCTCACCTCGGACGACGTGAAGGAGCAGATCTACAAGCTGGCCAAGAAGGGCCTGACGCCGTCCCAGATCGGTGTGATCCTGGGGGATTCTCATGGCGTGGCGCAAGTATGCTTTGTAACTGGCAATAAAATTTTGAGAATTCTAAAGTCCAAGGGGCTTGCCCCTGATCTTCCTGAAGATCTTTATCACTTGATCAAGAAAGTTGTTGCTGTTCGAAAGCATcttgagagaaacagaaaagataaGGATTCTAAATTCCGTCTGATTCTGAACGAGAGCCGAATTCATCGGCTGGCTCGGTACTACAGGACCAAGAGAGTGCTCCCACCCAATTGGAAATATGAATCATCCACAGCCTCTGCTCTGGTTGCATAA